From Cygnus atratus isolate AKBS03 ecotype Queensland, Australia chromosome 1, CAtr_DNAZoo_HiC_assembly, whole genome shotgun sequence, the proteins below share one genomic window:
- the IAPP gene encoding islet amyloid polypeptide, with protein sequence MCNLKLSVFFIVLSVTLSCLEATPIEKLLSVADDLSDGTSKRQGWILPIMSQNTLSGLSEEMPEQPAAKTKSSHHLEKRKCNTATCVTQRLADFLVRSSSNIGAIYSPTNVGSNTYGKRDTDGLLSKEPQNNAQL encoded by the exons ATGTGCAACCTAAAGCTGTCGGTTTTCTTCATTGTACTTTCTGTCACACTGAGCTGTTTGGAAGCTACACCTATTGAGAA aTTATTATCTGTGGCTGATGATCTATCTGATGGGACTTCCAAGAGGCAAGGATGGATATTGCCCATAATGTCACAGAATACACTCTCAGGACTTAGTGAGGAAATGCCAGAACAACcagcagcaaagacaaaaag TAGTCACCATCTGGAGAAACGGAAATGCAACACTGCTACATGTGTGACACAACGCTTGGCTGACTTTTTAGTTCGTTCCAGCAGCAACATCGGAGCAATTTATTCACCTACGAATGTGGGGTCCAATACATATGGAAAGAGGGACACAGACGGGCTTTTAAGCAAAGAACCCCAAAACAATGCACAGCTTTAG